The proteins below are encoded in one region of Lactuca sativa cultivar Salinas chromosome 3, Lsat_Salinas_v11, whole genome shotgun sequence:
- the LOC111914401 gene encoding kirola gives MTITGKISREVEIKCDCHLVYDLYKNNPHDSSVADPEKVEACHLVSGQWGVPGSVIHWDFYHDGRKETCKEIVEEVDDELHKIVFKVIEGNILEVYNSFSFILKTQDVGDKKLVIWTIEFEKANASIPDPTSYLDLLCGIAGNMDAHFLKQS, from the exons ATGACTATAACCGGAAAGATATCACGTGAAGTTGAAATCAAATGCGATTGTCACTTGGTCTATGACCTCTACAAGAACAATCCACACGACTCATCAGTCGCCGACCCTGAGAAGGTTGAAGCTTGTCATTTAGTTTCTGGCCAATGGGGTGTTCCTGGATCTGTCATTCATTGGGACTTCTATCATG ATGGAAGAAAGGAAACTTGCAAAGAAATCGTTGAAGAAGTTGATGATGAATTGCACAAAATTGTGTTCAAAGTGATTGAAGGAAATATCTTGGAGGTGTATAATTCCTTTAGCTTCATCCTTAAGACCCAAGATGTGGGCGATAAGAAGCTTGTTATCTGGACTATAGAGTTCGAGAAGGCGAATGCAAGTATACCGGATCCAACATCGTATCTGGACTTGCTTTGTGGAATTGCTGGAAATATGGATGCTCATTTTCTCAAGCAATCATGA